In the Gossypium raimondii isolate GPD5lz chromosome 9, ASM2569854v1, whole genome shotgun sequence genome, one interval contains:
- the LOC105797835 gene encoding LOB domain-containing protein 25, whose protein sequence is MSSSSYSSSPCAACKFLRRKCMPDCIFAPYFPPEEPQKFANVHKIFGASNVSKLLNEVPTFQREDAVNSLAYEAEARLKDPVYGCVGAISVLQRQVITLQRELDATNANLFRYAYNEMPPLRPPQPPPPSAAGQSSGFCYPYQWNDPSDEDNERSSGGNM, encoded by the coding sequence ATGTCTTCATCAAGCTATTCGAGTTCCCCATGTGCAGCCTGCAAGTTTTTGAGGAGAAAATGCATGCCAGATTGCATTTTTGCACCATATTTCCCACCAGAGGAGCCCCAAAAATTCGCCAATGTTCACAAGATATTTGGTGCAAGCAATGTTAGCAAACTGCTCAATGAAGTCCCAACTTTTCAAAGGGAAGATGCAGTGAACTCACTTGCTTATGAAGCTGAGGCAAGACTTAAAGATCCCGTTTATGGCTGCGTTGGAGCCATTTCAGTGCTGCAAAGGCAGGTTATTACACTCCAAAGGGAATTGGATGCTACCAATGCTAATTTATTCCGATATGCCTACAACGAAATGCCACCACTGCGACCTCCGCAGCCACCGCCACCGTCGGCAGCTGGCCAGAGTTCTGGTTTTTGTTATCCCTATCAGTGGAATGACCCTTCTGATGAAGACAATGAGAGATCAAGTGGTGGAAACATGTAA